A region from the Mucilaginibacter sp. CSA2-8R genome encodes:
- a CDS encoding head GIN domain-containing protein, which yields MKKHLYFLPILLLLIGVITLPACHIGCIKGSGKKVNESRMVGSFSKLDISGEFKINLKQDSGHAVTVMADDNLMKYIKTEVSGDKLRVFTRKNFCSENVITVTIPVKQLSEIKGSGAVTLTSDGRINTQNFKMELSGVSKVDMDLSAADVQTKVSGAAEISLKGQAASHKVEVAGISKLHAFDFVVGNYNIQTSGSGNCEINVLKTLIVHTSGAADIKYKGNPSSIESEKSGASKLVKVQ from the coding sequence ATGAAAAAGCACCTTTACTTTTTGCCCATCCTGTTACTATTAATAGGCGTAATTACATTGCCAGCATGTCATATAGGGTGCATTAAAGGCTCAGGGAAAAAAGTGAACGAAAGTAGAATGGTGGGCTCGTTCTCTAAATTAGATATTTCGGGCGAGTTTAAGATAAACCTGAAGCAGGATAGCGGTCATGCGGTAACTGTTATGGCAGATGATAACCTGATGAAATATATCAAAACAGAAGTGAGCGGAGATAAGCTGCGCGTTTTTACCCGGAAAAATTTTTGTAGCGAAAATGTTATTACAGTTACTATTCCTGTAAAGCAGCTAAGTGAGATCAAAGGATCGGGCGCAGTAACACTAACATCTGATGGTCGTATCAATACGCAAAATTTTAAAATGGAACTTTCGGGTGTTAGCAAAGTAGATATGGACTTAAGCGCCGCCGACGTGCAAACCAAAGTTAGTGGTGCAGCCGAGATATCTTTGAAAGGGCAGGCCGCCTCACACAAAGTGGAAGTTGCGGGTATCAGCAAATTGCATGCTTTCGATTTTGTTGTTGGCAATTATAACATTCAAACCTCAGGCTCGGGTAATTGCGAAATCAACGTGCTTAAAACATTAATTGTACATACCAGCGGCGCTGCCGACATTAAATATAAAGGCAATCCATCCAGTATTGAGTCTGAGAAATCCGGAGCTTCTAAACTCGTTAAAGTACAATAA